From Desulfovibrio inopinatus DSM 10711, the proteins below share one genomic window:
- a CDS encoding type VI secretion system Vgr family protein encodes MPTLFDMKTRFVSSAVPEDTFHVVSFSGSEGLCRLFEFNILLSSDNADIDLDAVMDESSTFTIERGLERDDITFEGVLARFDQEHKVGTRVFYRAVLVPKAWWLSLTQYNQIFLNKTVPDILKDVLVQSGLEANDFDFRLQNSYSEREYVCQYDETHFNFFMRWLEYEGMYFFFESGQGGMRLVVTDTLIAHQPSPYGDRVHYTQPSGLGESQAQDLIWSLVCRKQRTPSSVLVKDYMSQTPDLDIRSQKPLERGVGETYFFGDNVRNESEAQKQSRIRSEEIHSGQTTFFGEGYAASLRPGFLFTVHEHYRKSFNSQYLIVSIDHEGMQPEYLETGTPNDVSQMKPRYSNSFTAVPQNIQYRPQRRTRKPRVSGSITATIDAAGSGEYAEVDNEGRYKVIMPFDLSGRGEGQASCPVRMAQPYAGNGFGMHFPLHKGCEVLINFLGGDPDRPYISGAVPNPAHPSPVTSSNKTQSRITTSGQNKIHIEDQEGTQRILMSSPTASSWYRMGAPNDPPSGDDDDKDTWGGENGHTFYTTGGFSFKGQAYNELILGEKTETVLGGYAEVIVGSKNEVNMINSNALTMAITTEGNLTRRFSYGPLVDKAEEEKFETNVERLIVASNHVATIDNKITTANQKITTADQKIQTLETKVDTAEQKITTANQKIETIDQKITTANEKIETVDQKVSTANEKIETVDQKVTTTNQRVDTVDQKIVTANQKIETLDTRIGTAETELTTATSRIQTNSEYIANAMDIILG; translated from the coding sequence ATGCCGACGCTCTTCGATATGAAAACACGGTTCGTTTCCTCGGCCGTTCCGGAAGATACCTTTCATGTCGTTTCGTTTTCCGGATCGGAAGGATTATGCCGACTCTTTGAATTTAATATCCTGTTATCGTCCGATAATGCCGATATTGATCTGGATGCCGTGATGGATGAATCGTCCACATTCACCATCGAACGGGGGCTGGAGCGGGATGATATTACATTCGAAGGAGTGTTGGCTCGTTTTGATCAGGAACACAAAGTCGGTACACGCGTTTTTTATCGAGCAGTTCTTGTCCCCAAGGCGTGGTGGCTGTCGTTAACACAATACAACCAAATTTTTTTAAACAAAACAGTTCCCGATATTCTGAAGGACGTGTTGGTGCAAAGTGGTCTGGAAGCGAATGATTTCGATTTTCGTTTGCAAAACTCCTATTCGGAACGCGAATACGTCTGTCAATATGACGAAACGCATTTCAATTTCTTTATGCGCTGGCTTGAATATGAAGGCATGTACTTCTTTTTCGAGTCTGGTCAGGGAGGAATGCGACTTGTCGTGACCGATACGCTCATCGCCCATCAGCCAAGCCCGTACGGAGACCGTGTTCATTACACCCAGCCATCAGGTTTAGGAGAAAGTCAGGCCCAAGATTTAATTTGGTCATTGGTGTGTCGCAAACAGCGAACGCCGTCGAGTGTTTTGGTGAAAGACTATATGTCACAAACTCCTGATCTCGATATCCGATCTCAGAAACCACTTGAACGCGGAGTCGGAGAAACATACTTCTTTGGCGATAACGTGAGAAACGAAAGTGAAGCTCAAAAGCAGAGCCGAATTCGATCGGAAGAAATTCATTCCGGTCAAACCACATTTTTCGGAGAAGGCTATGCAGCCAGCCTACGGCCAGGTTTTCTGTTCACTGTCCATGAGCACTACCGCAAGTCCTTCAACAGCCAATATCTGATCGTCTCCATTGATCATGAAGGCATGCAGCCCGAATATCTGGAAACCGGGACACCGAATGACGTATCCCAGATGAAACCGCGCTATTCAAACTCTTTTACAGCCGTTCCCCAAAATATCCAGTATCGACCTCAACGTAGAACTCGCAAACCTCGTGTCAGTGGAAGTATTACAGCAACTATCGATGCAGCGGGCTCCGGTGAATACGCTGAAGTGGACAACGAAGGCCGATACAAGGTGATCATGCCCTTTGATTTGTCCGGTCGTGGTGAAGGCCAGGCATCTTGTCCGGTACGCATGGCACAACCGTATGCTGGCAACGGGTTTGGCATGCATTTTCCGTTGCATAAAGGCTGTGAGGTTCTCATCAATTTTCTCGGTGGTGATCCGGATCGCCCCTATATTTCCGGAGCCGTCCCCAACCCGGCCCACCCCAGCCCGGTCACGAGTTCCAACAAAACACAGTCTCGTATTACGACATCTGGTCAAAATAAGATACATATCGAAGACCAGGAAGGCACACAGCGCATTCTCATGAGTTCACCGACCGCAAGTTCCTGGTATCGAATGGGTGCACCGAACGACCCCCCATCGGGTGACGATGACGATAAAGATACCTGGGGAGGCGAAAACGGACATACTTTTTACACAACCGGTGGATTTTCCTTTAAAGGTCAAGCCTATAATGAGCTTATTCTTGGAGAAAAAACCGAAACAGTGCTTGGTGGATACGCTGAAGTCATTGTCGGGAGTAAAAACGAAGTCAACATGATCAATTCAAACGCGTTGACGATGGCCATCACGACCGAAGGGAATCTGACGCGCCGGTTTTCTTATGGCCCCTTGGTGGACAAGGCGGAAGAAGAAAAATTCGAGACCAATGTGGAACGCCTCATTGTCGCAAGCAATCACGTAGCGACTATCGATAACAAAATCACCACAGCAAACCAAAAAATCACCACAGCCGACCAAAAAATCCAAACTTTGGAGACCAAGGTCGATACCGCTGAGCAAAAAATCACCACAGCAAACCAAAAAATCGAAACAATTGACCAGAAAATCACCACAGCCAATGAAAAAATTGAGACTGTGGATCAAAAAGTCTCCACAGCCAATGAAAAAATTGAGACCGTGGACCAGAAAGTCACCACAACCAATCAGCGTGTTGATACAGTTGATCAAAAGATCGTCACTGCCAATCAAAAGATTGAAACTCTTGACACGCGCATTGGTACGGCTGAAACCGAGTTGACCACTGCCACATCACGTATTCAGACCAATTCGGAATATATTGCCAATGCCATGGACATCATACTCGGCTAA
- a CDS encoding DUF2169 family type VI secretion system accessory protein, translating into MRILKEQNTSLLVTNLGLSGKHYIVFSVLVFSDVFEPDRLLLERDLWKTAKNALPPKTPLDAGMPKTVGEVLVSGSCHALQGEMVKAMRCSFHVGTVGKEIVVFGDRYWIPSWMPSTNSSRVTDPVPFTSMPLVPTRSFGGDGFDKNPEGKGVETTLHEGMQLLPLPNIEYPNRLVTSPQDQPDPAGFWGWSMMHPDRQSLTGTYDEKWVQTHWPDFPGDFNPLFFNVAPPDQRLPQKQNWFSAGEHVEFSRLRPDRRQVSTRLPKIRVRLFVALRKDDDLPTSAAPSHPAAFIEPQTRIDTVHIFPEAGILTIHRAVLETKRLDQDELADVLIAVEPLDTEKRSIDDYFAERTKRLDRTVPTADPSILANTAAQKARAMEEVNAVPDRISAAMDRAMGRAPKPVTSPQSIVSSGRQRIANAQKKLSTASVLIASLGERFGPSATMGMPHIEHVKELLTAADSAMEKAGKKTLAAVEKSKALRNESTQRATSGLDDAIKQRPSLATSAPSSPALFQEPPLRRIMEFLTICQKRLLDDKLTMDALLAKGFLRHTLADSFVGINDTAFTMIPQEWGLAEGPSVEIPAGFVWPSFDGPRPLRIVVLPQGPESLNNAVAWSGFDAPVFVDRFSPDKPIAVTQHPLDALMARQVAGRIFTIATPLTEKDVFAPDLAKTMSEHPVIVVHPANPTPDDNKFLQTIQNVAPAAQASRLPYGTRLYESKQAGTDLLSWFVAALPPQEQEKQAEAVSAATSPPKASVLAKNIKADINALTGKMTGKADALKAEARSLAREAATKTDKPIPDLFSSSPRGPEAALSRLENGIPWKLADEGLPANAKEEARSLHSAAVARLREKLDAVTASGATRLRQGLAKAEAAKAAAADPIPTWAKEMMSKAGVDAGGSVPGLSPKMTAQDVALALSNGESLAGKNLSGLDFSGMNLTGADLTRANIQQCRFTKAILDKALLCGALANAADFSEASLVRADFTKAICSKCLFTKANLKQADLTGTNCSEAMFTLADLSESRLRTTLFNQANLSQARLHNAILSQTVLSNAVLKHAELTEAMLVRCTFLDAVLDEADFTGADFQKTIFFRSSAFQTCFDSITGEGLRVMKMSDFSNTVFTNAHLMKASFIESTFPQADFTQARLERCLFDRSQLPSSRFYAANAANSRFLKCNLERADMRGMNLIYGKLRGSHLASADMRGANLFGVDFFKVGLGQTQFDQANLGMTLLENRTGFIR; encoded by the coding sequence ATGCGCATTCTTAAAGAGCAGAATACATCCCTGCTAGTCACCAATCTTGGTCTTTCCGGCAAACACTATATTGTCTTTTCCGTTCTCGTCTTCAGTGATGTATTTGAACCGGATCGCTTGTTGTTGGAACGCGATTTGTGGAAAACAGCAAAAAACGCCCTTCCACCCAAAACCCCGCTCGACGCCGGTATGCCCAAAACGGTCGGTGAAGTTCTGGTTTCAGGCTCTTGCCATGCTCTCCAGGGAGAAATGGTCAAAGCCATGCGCTGTTCTTTTCATGTGGGGACTGTCGGCAAGGAAATCGTTGTATTTGGAGACCGGTACTGGATTCCGAGCTGGATGCCGTCTACAAATTCATCCAGAGTCACCGATCCCGTCCCGTTTACGTCCATGCCGCTTGTGCCAACCAGATCCTTCGGTGGTGACGGTTTCGACAAAAATCCCGAAGGGAAAGGCGTTGAGACAACACTGCATGAAGGCATGCAGCTCTTGCCGTTACCCAATATCGAATACCCCAATCGTCTTGTTACTTCTCCTCAAGACCAGCCCGATCCCGCAGGTTTTTGGGGATGGTCCATGATGCATCCGGATCGGCAATCCCTTACAGGGACATATGATGAAAAATGGGTACAAACCCATTGGCCAGACTTCCCAGGCGATTTCAATCCGCTCTTTTTCAACGTCGCCCCTCCGGACCAGCGCTTACCTCAAAAGCAAAATTGGTTTTCTGCTGGAGAACATGTTGAATTTTCAAGGCTTCGACCCGATAGGCGTCAGGTAAGCACACGCCTCCCAAAGATACGGGTCAGGTTGTTCGTCGCGTTACGCAAAGATGACGATCTGCCGACGTCGGCCGCCCCAAGCCATCCTGCCGCCTTTATCGAACCCCAGACTCGTATTGATACAGTACATATTTTTCCCGAAGCCGGAATTCTCACCATTCATCGCGCTGTTCTCGAAACGAAACGTCTTGACCAGGATGAATTGGCCGATGTCCTGATAGCTGTTGAGCCCCTCGATACGGAAAAGCGTTCCATTGACGACTATTTTGCTGAAAGAACCAAACGTCTTGATCGAACTGTTCCCACGGCCGACCCATCCATTTTAGCCAATACGGCCGCTCAAAAAGCCCGAGCCATGGAAGAAGTCAACGCTGTTCCCGATCGCATATCAGCCGCCATGGATCGTGCTATGGGACGTGCTCCCAAACCAGTCACTTCGCCGCAATCGATTGTTTCTTCAGGCAGGCAGCGAATAGCCAATGCCCAAAAGAAACTCTCAACCGCCTCGGTACTCATCGCATCTTTGGGCGAACGCTTTGGACCGAGTGCCACCATGGGGATGCCACATATTGAACACGTTAAAGAACTCCTCACAGCGGCCGACTCGGCAATGGAGAAGGCCGGCAAAAAGACTCTTGCAGCCGTTGAAAAATCGAAAGCACTCCGAAACGAAAGCACACAACGCGCGACGTCCGGACTGGATGACGCTATAAAACAACGTCCTTCTCTCGCCACAAGCGCACCCAGCTCCCCTGCACTCTTTCAGGAGCCGCCTTTGCGTCGAATCATGGAATTTCTGACAATCTGTCAGAAACGTCTTCTTGATGACAAACTGACTATGGACGCACTGCTTGCAAAGGGCTTTTTACGCCACACACTTGCTGATTCTTTTGTCGGCATAAACGACACGGCTTTTACGATGATCCCGCAAGAATGGGGACTTGCCGAAGGTCCGTCTGTTGAAATTCCTGCCGGCTTTGTCTGGCCCTCCTTTGATGGACCACGCCCCCTTCGTATTGTCGTTCTTCCTCAGGGCCCGGAATCCCTCAACAATGCTGTTGCATGGTCCGGATTTGATGCTCCTGTTTTTGTTGATCGTTTTTCTCCTGACAAACCCATTGCCGTCACCCAGCACCCTCTGGATGCTCTGATGGCCCGTCAGGTTGCCGGACGTATTTTTACGATAGCCACCCCATTAACTGAAAAGGATGTCTTCGCACCCGACCTTGCCAAAACCATGAGTGAACATCCTGTCATCGTGGTCCATCCTGCAAACCCGACGCCCGATGACAACAAGTTTCTTCAAACCATCCAGAATGTCGCTCCTGCAGCTCAGGCAAGTCGACTCCCGTATGGAACACGGTTGTATGAATCCAAGCAGGCCGGAACGGATCTCTTGTCGTGGTTTGTTGCTGCATTGCCTCCTCAAGAACAAGAGAAGCAAGCAGAAGCTGTCTCCGCAGCCACATCCCCTCCCAAAGCATCCGTGTTAGCAAAGAATATCAAAGCAGATATCAATGCACTGACAGGGAAGATGACGGGAAAAGCCGATGCCCTGAAGGCGGAAGCACGGTCGCTTGCTCGCGAGGCCGCAACCAAAACCGATAAACCTATTCCCGATCTCTTTTCCTCTTCCCCGAGAGGCCCCGAGGCGGCACTCTCTCGGTTGGAAAATGGAATTCCTTGGAAACTTGCAGACGAAGGACTTCCCGCCAATGCGAAAGAGGAAGCCCGATCTCTGCATAGCGCCGCCGTGGCAAGATTGCGTGAAAAATTGGATGCAGTCACGGCATCTGGCGCTACCCGGCTTCGTCAGGGATTGGCAAAAGCAGAAGCGGCCAAAGCGGCAGCAGCCGATCCCATCCCGACATGGGCCAAAGAAATGATGTCCAAGGCCGGTGTGGATGCTGGAGGGAGTGTTCCCGGTCTTTCGCCCAAAATGACGGCTCAGGATGTTGCCCTCGCCCTGTCGAACGGCGAAAGTTTGGCCGGAAAGAACCTCTCCGGACTCGACTTTTCAGGAATGAATTTGACTGGAGCGGATCTGACCCGAGCCAACATCCAACAATGTCGTTTTACAAAGGCGATACTCGACAAAGCTCTTTTGTGTGGTGCATTGGCCAATGCAGCCGATTTCAGCGAAGCCTCACTCGTTCGAGCCGATTTTACCAAGGCGATATGTTCCAAGTGTCTTTTCACAAAAGCCAATTTGAAACAGGCCGATTTAACAGGAACCAACTGTTCCGAGGCCATGTTCACGCTTGCCGATCTGAGTGAGTCCCGTTTACGAACAACGCTGTTCAATCAAGCCAACTTGAGCCAAGCTCGTCTTCATAACGCTATTCTCTCGCAGACTGTCTTGAGTAACGCCGTCCTGAAACACGCAGAACTGACCGAAGCTATGCTTGTTCGCTGTACTTTTCTTGATGCCGTGTTGGACGAAGCCGATTTCACCGGAGCTGATTTTCAAAAAACAATATTTTTCCGTTCCAGCGCGTTCCAAACCTGCTTTGATTCCATCACAGGGGAAGGACTTCGTGTTATGAAGATGTCCGACTTCTCCAACACCGTCTTCACCAATGCCCATCTCATGAAGGCAAGTTTCATAGAAAGTACCTTTCCTCAGGCCGATTTTACCCAAGCACGTCTTGAACGATGTCTCTTTGATCGCAGTCAGTTGCCGTCAAGCCGGTTTTATGCGGCCAACGCCGCCAATTCCCGATTTCTCAAATGCAACCTGGAGCGTGCCGATATGCGCGGCATGAATCTCATTTATGGAAAACTCCGTGGTTCCCACTTGGCGAGTGCCGATATGCGTGGCGCCAATCTGTTCGGGGTCGATTTCTTCAAGGTCGGACTCGGGCAAACCCAGTTCGATCAGGCCAATCTCGGCATGACGTTGCTCGAAAACCGAACAGGATTCATCCGATGA
- a CDS encoding DUF3795 domain-containing protein, which yields MKREEIVHAIAPCGLNCARCLNNQNSPIAAHAKALREELGAFGKHAHLFATMDPAFSEYEAFARVLVRLTSGNCESCRTGACILGTCGIQACAAKRGIDFCFECCDFPCEPENTPELVKKRWLHNNNRMKTIGIEQYCAASFKEPRY from the coding sequence GTGAAACGAGAAGAGATTGTCCATGCGATTGCTCCGTGCGGGTTAAATTGTGCCCGATGCCTCAATAACCAGAATTCCCCCATTGCGGCACATGCCAAGGCACTCCGGGAAGAGCTGGGAGCATTTGGCAAACACGCGCATCTGTTTGCAACAATGGACCCGGCTTTTTCCGAATACGAGGCATTTGCTCGCGTACTTGTTCGATTGACGTCGGGAAATTGTGAAAGTTGTCGAACAGGAGCGTGTATTTTGGGAACATGTGGAATCCAGGCGTGTGCTGCGAAACGTGGAATCGATTTTTGTTTTGAATGCTGCGATTTTCCATGTGAGCCTGAAAATACACCTGAACTTGTCAAAAAACGCTGGTTGCACAACAATAACCGCATGAAAACTATCGGTATAGAGCAATAT
- a CDS encoding DUF3540 domain-containing protein, whose product MHNLANRIDTSRPTLEYGEVVSHGDDGFVVTVSFGAISAQQAAGCLLRPAPGDMVLVSLDASGLSFILSVLRRHESNQNQEHLAFENDLTICARNIVLSADKSSCLVSGEENTLVSRKLSMVAEEAEAHLERTSFFGRFFSAQTNTITVVAKAMEHVVSAFTQRLKNAVKLVEEHDEVQANTARHLTKETLTMHSRNAVHVAEEMVKIDGDQVHLG is encoded by the coding sequence ATGCATAATCTCGCAAACAGAATTGATACGTCCAGACCAACGTTGGAATACGGAGAAGTCGTTTCACACGGTGATGATGGATTTGTTGTCACCGTCTCTTTTGGTGCCATATCGGCACAACAAGCCGCAGGATGCCTCTTGCGTCCCGCACCGGGCGATATGGTTCTGGTCAGCCTTGATGCTTCGGGTCTATCCTTTATTTTGTCGGTTCTCCGTCGCCATGAATCCAATCAAAATCAAGAACATCTTGCCTTTGAGAACGATCTCACTATCTGTGCCCGCAACATTGTTCTTTCAGCCGACAAATCAAGCTGTCTGGTATCGGGTGAAGAAAATACGCTTGTGTCGCGTAAACTTTCCATGGTTGCCGAGGAAGCCGAAGCGCATCTGGAAAGGACATCGTTCTTTGGCCGATTTTTTTCGGCGCAAACCAACACCATCACCGTTGTGGCCAAAGCAATGGAACATGTCGTTTCGGCATTCACGCAGCGGCTCAAAAATGCCGTCAAACTCGTTGAAGAACATGATGAAGTCCAGGCGAACACGGCCCGACACCTCACCAAAGAGACGTTGACTATGCATTCGAGAAATGCGGTCCATGTGGCCGAAGAAATGGTCAAAATCGATGGAGATCAAGTGCACCTCGGTTAA
- a CDS encoding DUF4150 domain-containing protein: MFVLTMGPGMCMAFPDVCKTPIVVPVPIPYPNISESSLVDEAAETILVDGLPALNQLSEIELSQGDDAGVELGVVSEDVMGMTNFIVGSVGVIMDGTPAQRLTSVTGQNAMEVLDNIVGACIVPSQFQVLALI; this comes from the coding sequence ATGTTCGTACTCACCATGGGACCGGGAATGTGCATGGCATTCCCAGACGTATGTAAAACACCAATAGTTGTTCCTGTGCCGATTCCGTATCCGAATATTTCCGAATCGAGCTTGGTGGATGAAGCTGCCGAAACTATATTGGTCGATGGGCTGCCAGCACTCAATCAACTGTCCGAGATTGAATTGAGTCAAGGGGATGATGCAGGCGTAGAATTAGGAGTCGTCTCCGAAGACGTCATGGGAATGACGAATTTCATTGTTGGCAGTGTCGGCGTCATCATGGATGGCACGCCAGCGCAACGTTTGACGAGCGTTACTGGTCAAAATGCCATGGAAGTACTCGATAATATTGTTGGGGCATGTATTGTTCCAAGCCAATTTCAAGTTTTGGCCCTGATTTAG
- a CDS encoding pentapeptide repeat-containing protein — protein MTREEALARLTGQSHFDGDDFSELDLSGIDLSGSGWKKKRFINVGFEKTVLTGSVLKGALFTNCRFHNADLTAADLEQSLFIDSDLHGVSLKNITGRMAIFKNSRLDTADLTGANVLQAVFEHTSLKNALLVAADLNRAIFLKCDLSTADLSGATLEKTQIRSSITTSIILSGAMFLKTGLCDLDFSNYDFSGVHFAMVQARQSRFQNADFSGADITMANFSKTDLTGAIFDKVKAQGAMFIGASCKATHFRYADCQGANFSRADLEVADLDNANFSRSACVETKFTMTHARNTNFTNAKLSKAQFIEADLSNADLTGADIFDIQDSKTIWPDSKQFTKKTNPQRLAAEHWVSPYV, from the coding sequence ATGACACGCGAAGAAGCCTTGGCCCGGCTCACTGGCCAATCCCATTTTGATGGAGATGACTTTTCCGAACTCGATCTTTCCGGCATTGACCTCTCTGGATCAGGTTGGAAAAAAAAGCGTTTTATCAATGTCGGTTTTGAAAAAACGGTTCTGACCGGCTCGGTGCTAAAAGGAGCACTCTTTACCAATTGTCGTTTTCACAACGCCGATCTTACAGCTGCTGACCTGGAGCAATCGCTTTTTATCGATTCCGATCTCCATGGCGTCAGCCTGAAAAATATTACCGGCCGCATGGCTATTTTCAAAAATAGCCGCCTCGACACAGCCGATCTGACCGGAGCCAACGTTCTTCAAGCTGTTTTCGAACATACCAGTCTCAAGAATGCGTTGCTCGTTGCCGCTGATCTCAACCGAGCCATTTTTCTCAAATGCGATCTCTCCACCGCTGATCTTTCCGGCGCTACATTGGAAAAAACACAAATACGAAGCTCCATTACGACGTCCATTATCCTTAGTGGCGCCATGTTCCTCAAAACCGGACTGTGCGATCTCGATTTTTCGAACTACGATTTCTCCGGTGTACATTTTGCTATGGTTCAAGCCAGACAAAGCCGATTTCAAAATGCCGATTTCAGCGGAGCAGATATCACCATGGCCAATTTTTCCAAAACCGATCTCACTGGAGCCATATTCGACAAGGTGAAAGCACAAGGTGCCATGTTTATCGGAGCAAGTTGCAAAGCAACGCATTTTCGCTACGCCGATTGCCAAGGAGCAAATTTTTCGCGCGCCGACCTTGAAGTTGCCGATCTCGATAATGCCAACTTTTCTCGAAGTGCTTGCGTCGAAACAAAATTCACGATGACACATGCACGCAATACCAACTTTACCAACGCAAAACTGAGCAAAGCACAATTTATCGAGGCCGACTTGAGTAACGCCGACCTGACCGGTGCCGACATTTTCGATATTCAGGATAGCAAAACCATTTGGCCCGACTCCAAACAATTCACGAAAAAGACAAACCCGCAACGCCTCGCCGCTGAGCATTGGGTTTCGCCGTATGTTTAA